A single window of Helicobacter pylori NCTC 11637 = CCUG 17874 = ATCC 43504 = JCM 12093 DNA harbors:
- the rplS gene encoding 50S ribosomal protein L19, which produces MKNRYIQQFEDAQLKDKTMPAFKAGDTLRLGITIKEGEKTRTQYFEGVCIAIRGNGVDKTFCVRKIGANNIGVEKIFPFYSESLASVEVLRVGRVRRAKLYYLRDRRGKAARIKEVRH; this is translated from the coding sequence ATGAAAAACCGCTACATTCAGCAGTTTGAAGACGCTCAATTAAAAGACAAGACCATGCCAGCATTTAAAGCCGGCGATACTTTGAGATTGGGTATTACCATTAAAGAAGGCGAAAAAACGCGAACTCAGTATTTTGAAGGCGTGTGCATTGCGATTAGAGGCAATGGCGTGGATAAGACTTTTTGCGTGCGTAAAATAGGGGCTAACAATATCGGCGTGGAGAAAATTTTCCCTTTTTATAGCGAAAGTTTGGCGAGCGTTGAGGTGTTGCGTGTGGGTAGGGTGCGTCGCGCGAAGCTCTACTACTTGCGCGATAGGAGAGGTAAGGCAGCAAGGATTAAAGAGGTCCGCCATTAA
- a CDS encoding DUF2130 domain-containing protein, producing MQENQTRPFICPKCQEPIDVNEALYKQIEQENQSRFLAQQKAFEKEVNEKRAQYQSHFKALEQKEEALKEREREQKAQFDDAVKQASALALQDERAKIIEEARKNAFLEQQKGLELLQKELDEKSKQVQELHQKEAEIERLKRENNEAESRLKAENEKKLNEKLETEREKIEKALHEKNELKFKQQEEQLEMLRNELKNAQRKAELSSQQLQGEVQELAIEEFLKQKFPLDCIGEIKKGQRGGDCIQVVHTREFQNCGKIYYESKRTKEFQKAWVEKLKSDMREIGADVGVIVSEALPKEMERMGLFEGVWVCSFEEFKGLSAVLREGVIQVGLAKKSQENKGDKVNLLYHYLTSSEFSMQVNAIIEGFEQLRAELESEKRAMNRIWKSREKQMEKVFEGTINMYGSIKGIVGNAIGQVKALELGYDGEDLE from the coding sequence ATGCAAGAAAATCAAACCCGCCCTTTTATATGCCCCAAGTGTCAAGAGCCAATTGATGTGAATGAAGCGCTATACAAACAGATTGAGCAAGAAAATCAAAGCCGGTTTTTAGCCCAACAAAAAGCGTTTGAAAAAGAGGTGAATGAGAAAAGAGCGCAGTATCAGAGCCATTTCAAAGCTTTAGAGCAAAAAGAAGAGGCCCTAAAAGAGCGAGAGAGGGAACAAAAGGCTCAATTTGATGATGCAGTCAAACAAGCGAGTGCCTTAGCCTTGCAAGACGAAAGGGCTAAAATCATTGAAGAAGCCAGAAAAAACGCTTTTTTAGAGCAGCAAAAGGGTTTGGAATTGTTGCAAAAAGAATTAGATGAGAAGTCCAAACAGGTCCAAGAATTGCACCAAAAAGAAGCGGAAATTGAAAGGCTAAAAAGAGAAAATAATGAAGCAGAGAGCCGATTGAAAGCGGAAAATGAAAAAAAATTGAATGAAAAATTGGAAACGGAAAGGGAAAAAATAGAGAAAGCCTTGCATGAAAAAAATGAATTGAAATTCAAGCAGCAAGAAGAGCAGTTAGAAATGTTAAGAAACGAGTTGAAAAACGCTCAAAGAAAGGCTGAATTAAGTTCGCAGCAACTCCAAGGCGAGGTGCAAGAATTGGCGATTGAAGAGTTTTTGAAGCAAAAATTCCCCTTAGATTGCATTGGAGAAATCAAAAAAGGGCAAAGAGGGGGCGATTGCATTCAAGTGGTGCATACTAGGGAATTTCAAAATTGCGGGAAAATTTATTATGAGAGCAAACGCACCAAAGAATTTCAAAAAGCTTGGGTGGAAAAGCTTAAAAGCGACATGCGAGAGATTGGGGCTGATGTGGGGGTCATTGTGAGTGAGGCGTTGCCTAAAGAGATGGAGAGGATGGGGTTATTTGAAGGGGTGTGGGTGTGTTCGTTTGAAGAGTTTAAGGGGTTGAGTGCGGTATTAAGAGAGGGGGTTATTCAAGTGGGTTTGGCTAAAAAAAGTCAGGAAAATAAGGGCGATAAAGTGAATCTGCTCTATCATTATTTGACAAGCTCTGAATTTTCTATGCAAGTGAATGCGATTATAGAGGGGTTTGAGCAATTGAGAGCGGAATTAGAAAGCGAAAAACGCGCGATGAATAGGATTTGGAAAAGCAGGGAAAAACAAATGGAAAAAGTGTTTGAGGGCACGATTAACATGTATGGCTCTATCAAGGGCATTGTGGGTAATGCGATAGGGCAAGTGAAAGCGTTGGAGCTTGGGTATGATGGGGAAGATTTAGAGTGA
- a CDS encoding AAA family ATPase: MAINIKKIKSFKAFCGLDTIEMGEFKHYNVIFGNNGCGKTSLTRAFELLIPKNKHIEKYRTISTAESPSIEFECKDGSYTIEPNSNIKEPSFKVEIYNSDFLHDNAPFNSEFGLKKLDDGTIILEGSVLGEETKEINQLKDFKEKVEKRQKKIEYENSAETLSAKQESAIKKYNEEIEKIRKEVTSKTIPITLDEIKINNICEVSKDKFKVQEDALTNLKKDFDELNEAMKKFDDLKEMELPKDYQTIKDKLESLFSFDIDKEAGQVSEKIKEHISKVGREFIEKGIELQKEMLDNACPFCTQEITNNIIQAYTSYFNKRIEQFNQDSLEVSGTLKKILEQWNIKEILQSFERFEPFMKKDFSKNKESLEKALEQIKALLEELQKEVDKKEGAKNEKKFQKIDKELLEIQENIQQCVGEAREILNQKKEQKKKLEKLKTKLKEARIKKAKHDSYDWQKSKEEAERKLLVLDRGHKRLKCLLEKIDNKLKELYDQKRPDIEIINNYLKALNLPKYSLNKDYRIVLNSDALENSEAKMILSDGEKTTLAFAYFLARLKLFYKKEDLKNLVVVIDDPISSLDEQRIYNTTCLVAKINQELAREKLSNEKDKAQVFVLTHNHTFMARLINMVGKKHARYFQLERHQGQLKIVCKDKFNGYFDTFYLLLFREVYEFAKKEKVQDNCNEAINYGNKVRILLESFLKINFIDSFLTEKHDGVFDKGKIKNLIETANREVELNFSKLPFNKDNNCNIENKDMFLKKILRIVKGLHVDSHGSAMDFFSPYKISLENVQEFAKIAINVMKILNPYQTQSYMGSVDNKTKNKE, translated from the coding sequence ATGGCGATTAATATCAAAAAGATAAAATCTTTTAAGGCGTTTTGTGGTTTAGACACGATTGAAATGGGTGAGTTTAAGCACTATAATGTCATTTTTGGAAATAATGGGTGCGGAAAAACAAGCTTGACAAGGGCTTTTGAGCTACTGATTCCAAAAAATAAGCACATTGAAAAGTATCGCACCATTTCTACTGCTGAATCCCCAAGCATTGAATTTGAATGCAAAGATGGAAGCTATACAATAGAGCCAAATAGCAATATTAAAGAGCCATCTTTTAAGGTTGAAATCTATAATAGCGATTTTTTGCACGATAACGCACCTTTCAATAGCGAGTTTGGGCTTAAAAAGCTAGATGATGGCACTATCATTTTAGAAGGCTCGGTTTTAGGCGAAGAAACCAAAGAGATCAACCAATTAAAAGATTTTAAGGAGAAAGTAGAAAAAAGACAAAAGAAAATTGAATATGAGAACAGCGCTGAAACTTTGAGTGCTAAACAAGAAAGTGCAATTAAAAAATATAATGAAGAAATAGAAAAAATACGAAAAGAAGTGACTTCAAAGACTATTCCAATAACACTAGACGAGATTAAAATAAATAATATCTGTGAAGTGTCAAAGGATAAATTTAAAGTTCAAGAAGATGCATTAACGAATCTGAAAAAAGATTTTGATGAATTGAATGAAGCCATGAAGAAATTTGATGATTTAAAAGAAATGGAATTGCCTAAAGATTATCAAACAATAAAAGATAAGTTAGAATCTTTATTTTCCTTTGATATAGATAAGGAGGCGGGGCAGGTTTCAGAGAAAATTAAAGAGCATATTAGCAAGGTTGGAAGAGAATTTATTGAGAAAGGAATAGAACTACAAAAAGAGATGCTTGATAATGCATGCCCTTTTTGCACTCAAGAAATAACCAATAATATTATTCAAGCTTATACAAGTTACTTTAACAAGCGTATTGAACAATTCAATCAAGATTCTTTAGAGGTTAGTGGGACTTTAAAAAAGATTTTAGAGCAATGGAATATAAAGGAAATATTGCAATCATTTGAAAGATTTGAACCTTTCATGAAGAAGGACTTTTCAAAAAATAAGGAAAGTTTAGAAAAAGCGTTAGAGCAAATAAAAGCTTTATTAGAAGAACTTCAAAAAGAAGTGGATAAAAAAGAGGGAGCTAAAAATGAGAAAAAATTTCAAAAGATAGATAAAGAATTGTTGGAAATTCAGGAAAATATCCAACAATGTGTTGGTGAGGCTAGAGAGATTTTAAACCAAAAGAAAGAGCAAAAAAAGAAATTAGAAAAATTAAAAACCAAGCTGAAAGAAGCGAGGATTAAAAAGGCTAAACATGATAGCTACGATTGGCAAAAGAGTAAAGAAGAGGCTGAGAGAAAACTATTAGTTTTAGATCGTGGGCATAAGAGATTAAAGTGCCTTTTAGAAAAAATTGACAATAAACTTAAAGAGCTATACGATCAAAAACGCCCTGATATTGAAATCATTAACAACTATCTTAAAGCTTTAAATTTGCCTAAATATTCTTTGAATAAAGACTATAGAATTGTTTTAAATTCTGATGCTTTAGAAAATAGTGAGGCTAAGATGATTTTAAGCGATGGTGAAAAAACCACGCTCGCATTTGCGTATTTTTTAGCGCGTTTAAAATTATTTTATAAAAAAGAGGATTTAAAAAATTTAGTTGTTGTCATAGATGATCCCATCTCTAGTTTAGACGAACAAAGGATTTATAACACAACTTGTTTGGTGGCAAAGATCAATCAAGAGCTGGCAAGGGAAAAATTGTCAAATGAAAAAGATAAGGCGCAAGTATTTGTTTTGACTCATAATCATACTTTTATGGCACGCTTAATCAATATGGTAGGCAAAAAACATGCTCGCTATTTCCAACTAGAACGCCATCAAGGGCAGTTAAAGATTGTTTGTAAAGATAAGTTCAATGGCTATTTTGATACTTTCTACTTGCTTTTATTTAGAGAAGTGTATGAATTTGCGAAAAAAGAAAAAGTGCAAGATAATTGTAATGAGGCGATAAATTATGGGAACAAAGTAAGGATTTTATTGGAAAGTTTTTTAAAGATTAATTTCATTGACTCGTTTCTTACAGAAAAACATGATGGTGTTTTTGATAAAGGCAAGATTAAAAACTTGATAGAAACAGCAAATAGGGAAGTTGAATTGAATTTTTCAAAGCTACCTTTTAATAAGGATAATAATTGTAATATAGAAAATAAAGATATGTTTTTAAAAAAAATTTTAAGGATCGTAAAAGGCTTGCATGTAGATAGTCATGGAAGTGCTATGGATTTTTTTAGCCCTTATAAAATTTCACTTGAAAATGTCCAAGAATTTGCAAAAATAGCTATTAATGTTATGAAAATTTTAAATCCTTATCAAACGCAATCTTATATGGGGAGTGTGGATAATAAAACTAAAAACAAGGAATAA
- the fmt gene encoding methionyl-tRNA formyltransferase, whose amino-acid sequence MRIVFMGTPGFAEVILRALVENKDIEVVGLFTQMDKPFGRKKELKAPETKTYILENHLNIPIFQPQSLKEPEVQILKDLKPDFIVVVAYGKILPKEVLAIAPCINVHASLLPKYRGASPIHEMILNDDRIYGISTMLMDLELDSGDILESASFLREDYLDLDALSLKLAHMGADLLLSTLKNFHSITRKPQDHMQASFCKKITKADGLVGFTDAKNLFLKSLAFKSWPEIFLENSLKLLEVELVENEKSHKEGEILAIDERGVLVGCLKGSVRIARLQAVGKKPLKAKDYLNGRRLKVGGILA is encoded by the coding sequence ATGCGCATCGTATTTATGGGAACACCGGGGTTTGCTGAAGTGATCTTAAGGGCGTTGGTTGAAAATAAGGATATAGAAGTGGTGGGGCTATTCACGCAGATGGATAAACCTTTTGGGCGTAAAAAGGAATTGAAAGCCCCAGAGACTAAAACATACATTTTAGAAAATCATTTAAATATCCCCATTTTCCAGCCGCAAAGTTTGAAAGAGCCTGAAGTTCAAATTTTAAAAGATCTAAAGCCTGATTTTATCGTGGTGGTGGCTTATGGTAAGATTTTGCCTAAAGAGGTTTTAGCTATCGCTCCTTGCATCAATGTGCATGCGTCGTTATTGCCCAAATACAGGGGGGCTTCGCCCATTCATGAGATGATACTCAATGACGATAGGATTTATGGCATAAGCACCATGCTTATGGATTTGGAATTGGATAGCGGGGATATTTTAGAAAGCGCTTCTTTTTTGAGAGAAGATTATTTGGATTTAGACGCTTTAAGTTTAAAATTAGCGCATATGGGAGCGGATTTACTTCTTTCAACGCTCAAAAATTTTCATTCCATCACAAGAAAGCCTCAAGATCATATGCAGGCTAGTTTTTGTAAAAAAATCACCAAAGCCGATGGTTTAGTGGGTTTTACAGACGCTAAAAATTTGTTTTTAAAATCGCTTGCGTTTAAATCTTGGCCAGAAATCTTTTTAGAAAATAGCCTTAAACTTTTAGAAGTGGAGTTGGTGGAGAATGAAAAGAGCCACAAGGAAGGCGAGATTTTAGCAATTGATGAAAGAGGCGTTCTTGTAGGCTGTTTGAAAGGCAGCGTGCGTATAGCAAGGTTGCAAGCGGTGGGTAAAAAGCCTTTGAAAGCGAAGGATTATTTGAATGGCAGGCGTTTGAAAGTGGGCGGTATTTTGGCATGA
- a CDS encoding biotin--[acetyl-CoA-carboxylase] ligase, with protein sequence MRKCEKRVFDSLPSTQIYLLEKLKSNELKAPVLVLAKNQSAGIGSRGNIWEGTKSALTFSLALNASDLPKDLPMQANALYLGFLFKEVLKDLGSQTWLKWPNDLYLENQKIGGVLVNVYKDMRVCGIGVNRVSKKWACLDIGASDDWIIEGFLKKIEENLFWGEVLSKYALEFHRNNSFSFHNDWGEAMSLRDAELLEDGRICIKGKIYDRM encoded by the coding sequence ATGAGAAAATGTGAAAAAAGGGTTTTTGATAGCCTGCCTTCCACGCAAATTTATCTTTTAGAAAAACTTAAAAGTAATGAACTCAAAGCTCCTGTTTTAGTCTTGGCTAAAAACCAAAGCGCTGGGATAGGCAGTAGGGGGAATATTTGGGAGGGTACAAAAAGCGCTTTGACTTTTTCGCTCGCTTTAAACGCAAGCGATTTGCCTAAAGATTTGCCCATGCAAGCGAACGCTTTGTATTTAGGGTTTTTATTCAAAGAAGTTTTAAAAGATTTAGGCTCTCAAACCTGGCTTAAATGGCCTAACGATTTGTATTTAGAGAATCAAAAAATAGGGGGCGTGCTGGTTAATGTTTATAAAGACATGCGGGTGTGCGGCATTGGCGTGAATAGGGTTTCAAAGAAGTGGGCATGTTTAGATATTGGCGCGAGCGATGATTGGATTATAGAGGGCTTTTTAAAAAAAATAGAAGAAAATCTTTTTTGGGGGGAAGTTTTAAGTAAGTATGCGTTAGAATTTCATAGAAACAACTCTTTTAGCTTCCATAATGATTGGGGCGAAGCGATGAGTTTGAGAGATGCGGAATTGTTAGAAGATGGCCGCATTTGTATCAAAGGTAAGATTTATGATAGGATGTGA
- the soj gene encoding chromosome partitioning ATPase Soj, whose amino-acid sequence MSEIIAVANQKGGVGKTTTAVNLSASLAVHEKKILLIDFDPQANATSSLGFRRDKIDYDIYHVLIGRKQISQVILKTQMPFLDLVPSNLGLAGFEKTFYDSQDENKRGELMLKNALESVVGLYDYIIIDSPPALGPLTINSLSAAHSVIIPIQCEFFALEGTKLLLNTIRMLQKSTNPKLKIRGFLPTMHVPQLNLTKGVLAELFKYFDSEFFRDSATGEYIMIPKSVKLAESPSFGKPILLYDIKSNGSIAYQKLAQSILQG is encoded by the coding sequence ATGAGTGAAATCATTGCAGTGGCTAATCAAAAAGGGGGTGTGGGCAAAACAACAACAGCGGTTAATTTATCGGCTTCTTTAGCGGTGCATGAAAAAAAAATCTTGTTGATTGATTTTGACCCTCAAGCCAACGCCACTTCAAGCTTGGGTTTTAGGCGCGATAAAATTGATTACGATATTTATCATGTGCTGATTGGCCGTAAGCAAATTTCTCAAGTGATCTTAAAAACCCAAATGCCTTTTTTGGATCTAGTGCCTTCTAATTTGGGTTTAGCCGGGTTTGAAAAAACCTTTTATGATAGCCAAGATGAGAACAAACGAGGCGAACTCATGCTTAAAAACGCCTTAGAGAGCGTGGTAGGGCTTTATGATTACATCATTATTGATTCCCCGCCAGCTCTAGGACCTCTCACGATCAATTCGCTTTCAGCAGCCCATTCGGTGATCATTCCTATCCAATGCGAATTTTTTGCCCTTGAAGGCACTAAATTATTGCTTAACACCATTAGAATGTTGCAAAAAAGCACGAACCCTAAGCTCAAAATCAGAGGTTTTTTACCCACAATGCATGTCCCTCAACTCAATTTGACAAAAGGGGTTTTAGCGGAATTGTTCAAGTATTTTGACTCAGAATTTTTTAGAGATTCGGCTACAGGAGAGTATATTATGATCCCTAAAAGCGTGAAACTAGCGGAATCGCCCAGTTTTGGTAAGCCCATCTTGCTCTATGATATTAAATCTAATGGCAGTATCGCTTATCAAAAATTAGCTCAAAGCATTCTTCAGGGGTAG
- a CDS encoding ParB/RepB/Spo0J family partition protein, protein MAKNKVLGRGLADIFPEINEVYEQGLYERANRVVELGIDEVMPNPYQPRKVFSEDSLEELAQSIKEHGLLQPVLVVSENGRYHLIAGERRLRASKLAKMPTIKAIVVDIEQEKMREVALIENIQREDLNPLELARSYKELLESYQMTQEELSKIVKKSRAHVANIMRLLTLSSKVQNALLEEKITSGHAKVLVGLDGEKQELILNSIIGQKLSVRQTEDLARDFKINANFENKKHGFKQTQTLIAEDELERLNQSLWDHYKLKAALKGNKIILRYYENSLLEAFMKKMMS, encoded by the coding sequence ATGGCAAAAAATAAAGTGTTGGGTAGGGGTTTAGCGGATATTTTCCCTGAAATCAATGAAGTGTATGAGCAGGGGCTGTATGAAAGAGCGAATCGGGTTGTGGAGCTTGGTATTGATGAGGTGATGCCTAATCCTTACCAGCCCAGAAAGGTTTTTAGCGAAGATTCTTTAGAAGAATTAGCGCAATCCATTAAAGAACATGGTTTGTTGCAACCGGTTTTAGTGGTGAGTGAGAACGGGCGTTACCATTTGATCGCTGGTGAAAGGCGCTTAAGAGCGAGCAAATTGGCTAAAATGCCCACGATTAAGGCGATTGTTGTGGATATTGAGCAAGAAAAAATGCGTGAAGTCGCTTTGATTGAAAATATCCAGCGAGAAGATTTAAACCCTTTAGAGTTGGCTAGATCTTATAAAGAATTGCTTGAAAGCTATCAAATGACCCAAGAAGAGCTGTCTAAAATCGTTAAAAAATCCAGAGCCCATGTGGCTAATATCATGCGTTTATTGACGCTCTCTTCTAAGGTTCAAAACGCTCTTTTAGAAGAAAAAATCACTTCAGGGCATGCAAAAGTTTTGGTGGGTTTAGATGGAGAAAAACAAGAATTGATCTTAAATTCCATTATAGGGCAGAAACTCAGCGTGCGCCAGACAGAAGATTTAGCGCGTGATTTTAAAATAAATGCAAATTTTGAAAATAAAAAACATGGTTTCAAGCAAACCCAAACGCTCATCGCTGAAGATGAATTAGAACGCTTGAATCAAAGTTTGTGGGATCATTACAAGCTTAAAGCGGCTTTGAAAGGGAATAAAATCATTTTACGATATTATGAAAATTCTCTTTTAGAGGCTTTTATGAAAAAAATGATGTCTTAA
- a CDS encoding FoF1 ATP synthase subunit B' encodes MNISVNPYLMAVVFVVFVLLLWAMNVWVYRPLLAFMDNRQAEIKDSLAKIKTDNTQSVEIGHQIETLLKEAAEKRREMIAEAIQKATESYDAVIKQKENELNQEFEAFAKQLQNEKQVLKEQLQAQMPVFEDELNKRVAMGLGS; translated from the coding sequence ATGAATATATCGGTTAACCCCTATTTAATGGCGGTCGTTTTTGTGGTGTTTGTGTTATTGTTGTGGGCGATGAATGTTTGGGTGTATAGGCCTTTGTTGGCTTTTATGGATAACAGACAGGCAGAGATAAAGGACAGCTTGGCTAAAATCAAAACGGATAACACCCAAAGCGTGGAGATTGGCCATCAAATTGAGACTCTTCTTAAAGAAGCGGCTGAAAAGCGTAGGGAAATGATAGCAGAAGCGATTCAAAAAGCTACAGAGTCCTATGACGCTGTGATCAAGCAAAAAGAGAACGAACTCAATCAAGAGTTTGAAGCGTTTGCGAAGCAATTACAAAATGAAAAGCAAGTGCTAAAAGAGCAGTTGCAAGCGCAAATGCCGGTATTTGAAGACGAGTTAAACAAGCGTGTGGCTATGGGTTTAGGGAGTTGA
- a CDS encoding F0F1 ATP synthase subunit B: MFLVKMVLGFLILLSPLCATGLDISQTDIIERSLNFLLFAGILWYFLAKKLRSFLRSKSLEISKRLEEIQAQLKVSKENKKKLLKELEQAKEKAELIISDANKEAYTITQKYELQTKIDVENLIKNSKALMDLEVKKIKRELVESVFKDLRESKKVSFNVQDCVNILKQRL; the protein is encoded by the coding sequence ATGTTTTTAGTTAAAATGGTGTTAGGGTTTTTGATCCTTTTAAGCCCTTTGTGTGCTACTGGATTGGATATTTCACAAACAGATATTATAGAGCGTTCTTTAAATTTTCTTTTATTTGCGGGGATTTTGTGGTATTTTCTGGCTAAAAAACTGCGTTCATTTTTACGCTCCAAAAGCCTTGAAATCTCCAAACGCTTAGAAGAGATTCAAGCCCAACTCAAAGTGAGTAAAGAAAATAAGAAAAAACTCTTAAAAGAATTAGAGCAAGCCAAAGAAAAAGCGGAATTGATTATTTCTGATGCGAATAAAGAAGCCTATACGATCACGCAAAAATACGAATTGCAAACCAAAATAGATGTGGAAAATTTGATCAAAAATTCTAAGGCGTTGATGGATTTAGAAGTTAAAAAGATCAAAAGAGAGTTGGTTGAAAGCGTTTTTAAAGATCTAAGAGAGAGTAAAAAAGTGTCTTTCAATGTGCAAGATT